A DNA window from Acinetobacter sp. 10FS3-1 contains the following coding sequences:
- the tnpC gene encoding IS66 family transposase: MNTLPDLSQLTHEQLLEFTRQLAMQHQQLAEDKQQLDAQVQHLEVSNQQLDAKVQHLEVTNQQLDSKVQHLSILNQKYEHELALFKQHKFGSKNEHLTAKQIHLWDEAVEEDIAAVDLELERLNADKTHAATQKATVNKPKRRLLPDHLHTIRIEHEPASTQCSCGCQLRRIGEDISEKLHFRPAQFYKEQHVRGKWVCDQCDTLTQQAMPAYVIDKGIASPELLSHVLVSKYADHLPLYRQRLIYQRAGIDLSRSTLSDWIGRCGVELEPLANALKQVVLQQQVLHADETPVTIMRMGENDKKPKKGYVWAYATTQYNPVQAVIYDFQDSRSGQHAEAFLKDWQGHLVCDDYSGYKARFKSGQVIEVGCMAHARRKFHELHVTKKSQVAEQALVLIQKLYAIEAELRKKTDGTAEDRREYRQQHSQPVMQQLYEWLNQHHLTVPSSSPTAKAINYTLKRWPALSRYLDDGNLPICNNWVENQMRPWALGRKNWLFAGSLRSGQRAANIMTLIQSAKLNGLDPYAYLSDVLKRLPTHKATQIEELLPHRWKSNSN, from the coding sequence ATGAATACGCTGCCAGATTTAAGCCAACTGACCCATGAACAACTGCTGGAATTCACCCGGCAGTTGGCGATGCAGCATCAACAACTCGCAGAAGATAAACAACAATTAGATGCTCAAGTTCAACATCTGGAAGTATCAAATCAACAATTAGATGCCAAAGTTCAACATCTTGAAGTCACCAATCAGCAATTAGATTCTAAAGTTCAGCATCTTTCTATTCTCAATCAAAAATACGAGCATGAACTGGCGCTGTTTAAACAGCATAAATTCGGCAGTAAAAACGAACATCTCACCGCAAAACAAATCCATCTGTGGGATGAGGCGGTCGAAGAAGATATCGCAGCCGTTGATCTGGAATTAGAACGATTAAATGCAGATAAAACCCATGCAGCGACACAGAAAGCCACAGTCAACAAACCTAAACGTCGACTGCTGCCAGATCATCTACACACCATCCGTATTGAGCATGAACCTGCATCAACCCAATGCAGTTGTGGCTGCCAGTTACGTCGTATCGGCGAAGATATCAGTGAAAAACTGCATTTCAGACCGGCACAGTTCTATAAGGAACAGCATGTACGTGGCAAATGGGTCTGTGATCAGTGCGACACCCTGACTCAGCAAGCGATGCCCGCCTATGTGATTGATAAAGGTATTGCCAGTCCTGAACTGCTCAGCCATGTGCTGGTATCGAAGTATGCCGATCATTTACCGCTGTACCGTCAACGTCTGATCTATCAGCGGGCTGGCATTGATCTGTCCAGATCCACTTTATCTGACTGGATTGGTCGCTGCGGTGTGGAACTGGAACCTCTGGCCAATGCCTTAAAACAGGTGGTACTACAACAGCAGGTGCTGCATGCAGATGAAACACCGGTCACCATCATGCGGATGGGTGAGAATGATAAAAAACCGAAGAAAGGTTATGTCTGGGCCTATGCCACTACACAGTACAATCCAGTTCAAGCCGTGATCTATGACTTTCAGGATAGTCGTTCAGGTCAGCATGCTGAAGCGTTCCTGAAAGACTGGCAGGGCCATCTGGTCTGTGATGATTACAGCGGTTATAAAGCACGCTTTAAATCAGGCCAGGTCATTGAGGTGGGCTGCATGGCGCATGCGCGTCGTAAATTCCATGAACTGCATGTGACCAAAAAAAGTCAGGTCGCTGAACAGGCATTAGTGCTGATTCAGAAACTGTATGCCATAGAAGCAGAACTCAGGAAAAAGACCGATGGTACAGCGGAAGACCGCCGCGAATACCGACAACAGCATAGTCAACCAGTGATGCAACAACTATATGAATGGCTCAACCAACATCATCTGACAGTGCCATCGAGTTCACCTACCGCCAAGGCCATCAATTACACTCTGAAGCGTTGGCCAGCTTTAAGCCGCTATCTGGATGATGGCAATCTACCTATTTGCAATAATTGGGTCGAGAATCAGATGCGTCCCTGGGCGTTGGGGCGCAAGAACTGGCTGTTTGCAGGTTCGCTGCGCAGTGGTCAGCGAGCGGCAAACATCATGACGTTAATCCAGTCAGCAAAGCTGAATGGGCTGGATCCGTATGCCTATTTAAGTGATGTGCTGAAAAGGCTGCCGACGCATAAAGCGACCCAAATAGAAGAATTACTGCCACATCGCTGGAAATCCAACTCAAATTAA
- the tnpB gene encoding IS66 family insertion sequence element accessory protein TnpB (TnpB, as the term is used for proteins encoded by IS66 family insertion elements, is considered an accessory protein, since TnpC, encoded by a neighboring gene, is a DDE family transposase.), producing the protein MIRIDEIWLSTQPLDMRAGMDTVMAQIMKAFGSIKPHCAYLFCNKRGHRMKVLVHDGLGIWLCARRLEQGKFHWAKVHQGESVALNPEQLQALIPGLPWQRIGRQQVVTML; encoded by the coding sequence ATGATCCGCATTGATGAAATCTGGCTCTCCACCCAACCTCTGGATATGCGAGCAGGGATGGATACGGTCATGGCGCAGATTATGAAAGCCTTTGGCTCAATCAAACCGCATTGCGCCTACCTGTTCTGTAATAAACGTGGCCATCGTATGAAAGTGCTGGTACATGATGGACTGGGCATCTGGCTGTGTGCCAGGCGTTTGGAACAGGGAAAATTCCACTGGGCTAAAGTTCACCAGGGTGAAAGCGTAGCTCTCAACCCGGAACAGTTACAGGCATTAATCCCGGGTTTGCCTTGGCAGCGCATTGGACGACAGCAGGTGGTCACGATGCTCTAA
- a CDS encoding transposase, whose product MNMDIYSATPPVAKKRRTYSKEFKLSIVNACKNPNTSIASVALQHSINANLVSRWIRIFSHHDGAVQDPTHVNPAFIALPYTAAISQPIDERITLCITVPHTNNDIQLKWQTSEIPALAELLKALAT is encoded by the coding sequence ATGAACATGGATATATATTCAGCAACACCTCCTGTTGCTAAAAAACGCAGAACGTACAGCAAAGAATTCAAACTCAGTATTGTCAATGCCTGTAAAAATCCTAATACCTCGATCGCTTCGGTCGCACTGCAACATAGTATTAATGCCAACCTTGTCAGTCGTTGGATCAGGATCTTCAGCCATCATGATGGTGCCGTGCAGGATCCTACTCATGTGAATCCAGCATTTATTGCTTTGCCTTACACTGCTGCAATCAGCCAACCTATTGATGAGAGGATCACGTTGTGTATCACCGTGCCTCATACGAATAATGATATTCAGCTAAAATGGCAGACATCAGAAATACCTGCCTTGGCAGAATTACTCAAGGCACTGGCAACATGA
- a CDS encoding enoyl-CoA hydratase/isomerase family protein, with product MSAENNLVISVQGVLGIISLDRTSHLNALTLQMIQGIQSQLDQWRHDPEVQAVLINSNSPKAFCAGGDIRYLYDSYQAGNTQYQDFFATEYTMLSTLRNFPKAVIVMMDGYVLGGGFGLAQACHIKVTSEKSRFAMPETAIGFFPDVGATHFLSRLDEVGVYMALTGEQISSSDALYLDLVDYHVPSENFAKLEAALSAAPILNPVEIRKIISAFITHPVESELQKRVGLINKHFSYPRLEEIEHSLAHTSDALDQDWAKKMLDLLQQRPRMAKQVSLKLQQTGQNLSLEKCMQLERDLQDIWLEQGDFIEGVRALIIDKDKNPQWQIDNVNFEKTLEKCWPAWSKQYIDSLCYK from the coding sequence ATGAGTGCTGAAAATAACTTAGTGATTAGCGTACAGGGAGTTCTGGGTATCATCAGCCTGGACCGCACTAGCCATTTAAATGCCTTAACCCTACAGATGATTCAAGGTATTCAGTCACAATTAGATCAGTGGCGCCATGATCCAGAGGTGCAAGCGGTTCTGATCAATTCTAACAGTCCCAAGGCATTCTGTGCCGGAGGAGACATCCGCTATCTGTATGACAGCTATCAGGCAGGCAATACCCAATATCAGGATTTTTTTGCCACAGAATATACGATGCTGAGCACACTGCGCAATTTTCCAAAGGCCGTCATCGTGATGATGGACGGTTATGTTCTGGGTGGAGGATTTGGACTGGCGCAGGCGTGTCATATTAAAGTGACCAGTGAAAAATCACGCTTTGCCATGCCAGAAACTGCGATTGGCTTTTTCCCGGATGTGGGAGCCACCCATTTCCTGTCCCGACTGGATGAAGTTGGCGTTTATATGGCACTGACTGGTGAACAGATCAGCAGTAGCGATGCGTTATATCTGGATCTGGTCGATTATCATGTGCCGAGTGAAAATTTTGCTAAACTAGAAGCGGCATTGAGCGCTGCGCCTATTTTAAATCCGGTGGAAATCCGTAAAATCATCAGTGCGTTTATCACCCATCCGGTAGAAAGCGAGTTGCAAAAACGTGTTGGACTGATTAACAAACATTTTTCTTATCCGCGTCTGGAGGAAATTGAACATAGTCTGGCTCATACAAGCGATGCCCTTGATCAGGACTGGGCCAAGAAAATGCTGGATCTCTTGCAGCAACGTCCGCGGATGGCAAAACAAGTCAGTCTGAAATTACAGCAGACCGGTCAGAATCTGTCGCTGGAAAAATGTATGCAGTTAGAACGGGATTTACAAGATATCTGGTTAGAGCAGGGCGATTTCATCGAGGGTGTACGTGCACTGATCATTGATAAAGATAAAAATCCGCAGTGGCAAATAGACAATGTAAACTTTGAAAAAACGTTGGAAAAATGCTGGCCCGCCTGGAGCAAGCAATATATAGATTCGCTTTGTTATAAATAA
- a CDS encoding enoyl-CoA hydratase, which yields MQWQTILLEQRNGVGLITLNRPQALNALNNQLIVEVNQALDQLEKDPKIGCIVIAGSEKAFAAGADIKEMADLNFPQIYLDDFFSLADRIAQRRKPLIAAVSGYALGGGCELALMCDFIYCADNAKFGLPEVTLGVLPGIGGTQRLTLAIGKAKAMEMCLTARHMGAQEAEQSGLVARVFAKEELLEQTLQAAEKIAEKSLPAVMMIKESINRAFEVSLAEGLRFERRVFYSIFAGSDQKEGMQAFVEKRPAKFTHQ from the coding sequence ATGCAATGGCAAACGATTTTACTCGAACAACGTAATGGTGTCGGACTGATTACTTTAAACCGTCCGCAAGCCTTAAATGCACTGAACAACCAGTTGATTGTTGAAGTCAATCAGGCACTGGATCAGCTGGAAAAAGACCCAAAGATTGGCTGTATTGTGATTGCCGGTTCGGAAAAAGCCTTTGCTGCCGGTGCCGATATTAAAGAAATGGCGGATTTAAATTTTCCACAAATTTATCTGGATGATTTTTTCAGTCTGGCCGACCGGATTGCCCAGCGCCGTAAGCCTTTAATTGCTGCGGTAAGTGGCTATGCCTTGGGCGGTGGTTGTGAATTGGCCTTAATGTGCGATTTTATTTACTGTGCTGATAATGCAAAATTTGGTTTACCTGAAGTCACTTTAGGGGTATTGCCCGGCATTGGCGGAACGCAGCGTTTGACCCTGGCCATTGGTAAAGCCAAAGCCATGGAAATGTGCCTGACCGCACGTCACATGGGCGCACAAGAAGCCGAGCAAAGTGGTCTGGTGGCACGTGTCTTTGCCAAAGAAGAATTGTTGGAACAGACGCTGCAAGCGGCAGAAAAAATTGCCGAAAAATCTTTGCCTGCAGTGATGATGATTAAAGAATCGATTAATCGGGCTTTTGAAGTCAGTCTGGCCGAAGGTCTACGCTTTGAACGACGGGTATTTTATTCTATTTTTGCTGGTTCTGATCAGAAAGAAGGTATGCAGGCCTTTGTTGAAAAACGCCCAGCCAAATTTACCCATCAATAA
- a CDS encoding acyl-CoA dehydrogenase family protein, which yields MQFTEEQQLIQDMAKSFAQEQIKPFASEWDQKGIFPKQTLSQMGELGFLGMLIPEEWGGSGTGTLAYVLALEEVAAADGATSAIMSVHNSVGCVPILKFGTEQQKQQFLKPLAQGEMIGAFALTEPHTGSDAAAIKTRAVKDGDHYIINGAKQFITSGHNAGMIIVFAVTDPDAGKKGMSAFLIPRDTPGYEVIRVEEKLGLHASDTCQIALTDVRIHESLRLGAEGEGLKIALANLEGGRIGIAAQAVGLARAALEEATVYAHDRMAFGKPIFEQQAIAFRLASMATEIEAARQLVHFAARKKEAGESCLTEASMAKLFASEMAERVCSKALQIFGGYGYLKDFPIERIYRDARICQIYEGTSDIQRLVIARSL from the coding sequence ATGCAATTTACGGAAGAGCAACAACTGATTCAGGATATGGCCAAAAGCTTCGCCCAGGAACAGATTAAACCTTTTGCCAGCGAGTGGGATCAAAAAGGCATCTTTCCTAAACAGACCTTGTCTCAAATGGGTGAGCTGGGTTTTTTAGGCATGCTGATTCCAGAAGAGTGGGGCGGTTCAGGTACGGGCACGCTGGCTTATGTGCTGGCCCTCGAAGAAGTAGCTGCGGCAGATGGTGCAACCTCCGCCATCATGAGCGTACATAACTCGGTGGGTTGTGTGCCGATTCTGAAGTTTGGGACGGAACAGCAAAAGCAGCAGTTTTTAAAACCGTTGGCTCAAGGGGAAATGATTGGTGCCTTCGCCCTGACCGAACCGCATACCGGTTCGGATGCGGCAGCGATTAAAACCCGGGCGGTCAAGGACGGCGATCACTATATTATCAATGGTGCCAAACAGTTTATTACCTCAGGCCATAATGCCGGGATGATTATTGTCTTTGCCGTGACCGACCCAGACGCGGGTAAAAAGGGCATGAGTGCATTTTTAATCCCACGTGATACGCCCGGTTATGAAGTGATTCGGGTCGAAGAAAAACTCGGTCTACATGCTTCGGATACCTGTCAGATTGCTTTAACCGATGTCCGCATTCATGAAAGCCTAAGACTGGGTGCAGAAGGTGAAGGTCTGAAAATTGCCCTTGCCAATCTGGAAGGTGGACGGATCGGCATTGCGGCACAGGCGGTTGGCTTGGCGCGTGCTGCTTTAGAAGAAGCCACTGTTTATGCCCATGATCGTATGGCCTTTGGCAAGCCAATCTTTGAGCAGCAGGCGATTGCATTCAGGCTGGCCAGCATGGCCACCGAAATTGAAGCGGCACGTCAACTGGTGCATTTTGCTGCACGTAAAAAGGAAGCCGGTGAAAGCTGTTTAACCGAAGCCTCTATGGCCAAGCTCTTTGCTTCGGAAATGGCAGAACGTGTCTGTTCCAAAGCATTACAGATTTTTGGCGGCTATGGTTATCTGAAAGACTTTCCGATTGAACGAATTTATCGCGATGCACGGATTTGTCAGATTTATGAAGGCACCAGCGATATTCAGCGCCTGGTAATTGCACGCAGTTTATAA
- a CDS encoding AMP-binding protein: protein MLDYQKTIENFDLDTVAKQYLSGSMQALNACYECCDRHADSDAIALHWYGKDGRKEQYSFRELKKYSSQFANFLKSQGIGKGDRVSGLLPRTPELIITILATWRIGAVYQPLFTAFGPKAIEHRIQLAQSKLVVTDLANREKLSDLSACPTIVTVHAETQAETYPRDLSFWTVLNRQAEGCELEMLSIDEPFLLMFTSGTTGPAKPLKVPLKALIAFAGYMHNAIGLTEDDAFWNIADPGWAYGLYYAITGPLLLGHSTLFYEGGFNAESVCDIVKEYGITNLAGAPTAYRMMMAADPAQMAQLRGKLRVVSSAGEPLNPEVIRWFKEVLDVAIYDHYGQTEVGMVVCNHHALQHPVRSGSAGFASPGYRIAVIDEQGQELAIDVPGILAVDISQSPMMWFSGYEESRKSPFVGHYYLTADTAEIHADGSMSFVGRSDDVITTSGYRVGPFDVESALLEHDAVIEAAVIGVPDPERTEVIKAFVILANNFTASPHLEEELGQFVKKRLSAHAYPRLIEFVTELPKTPSGKIQRFLLRNQEINKQQVKTA, encoded by the coding sequence ATGTTAGATTATCAAAAAACGATTGAAAATTTTGATTTAGATACAGTGGCAAAACAGTATTTATCCGGTTCGATGCAGGCACTGAACGCCTGTTATGAATGTTGCGACCGCCATGCCGACTCCGATGCCATTGCCTTGCACTGGTACGGTAAAGATGGCCGCAAAGAACAGTATAGCTTTCGCGAGCTTAAGAAATATTCCAGCCAGTTTGCCAATTTTTTGAAGTCTCAAGGCATTGGCAAAGGAGACCGCGTTTCCGGATTGTTACCGCGGACTCCAGAGCTAATTATTACCATTCTAGCGACCTGGCGGATTGGTGCAGTGTATCAACCTTTATTTACTGCCTTTGGTCCTAAAGCCATCGAACACCGTATTCAGCTGGCGCAAAGCAAGCTGGTCGTGACTGATCTGGCGAATCGGGAGAAACTCTCCGATCTTAGTGCTTGTCCTACGATCGTCACTGTACATGCCGAAACGCAGGCCGAAACCTATCCGCGAGACCTCAGTTTTTGGACAGTGTTAAACCGTCAGGCTGAAGGTTGTGAACTGGAAATGCTCAGTATCGATGAGCCATTTTTGTTGATGTTTACCTCTGGAACCACTGGACCGGCCAAGCCTCTAAAAGTGCCGCTAAAAGCCCTGATTGCTTTTGCTGGCTATATGCACAATGCCATCGGTCTAACCGAAGATGATGCTTTTTGGAATATTGCTGATCCGGGCTGGGCTTATGGCTTGTACTATGCCATTACCGGGCCTTTACTGCTCGGGCACTCGACTCTGTTTTATGAAGGTGGTTTCAATGCCGAAAGTGTCTGCGACATTGTCAAGGAGTATGGCATTACCAATCTGGCCGGTGCGCCGACCGCTTACCGCATGATGATGGCTGCTGATCCGGCTCAGATGGCGCAGCTGCGCGGCAAGTTGCGCGTGGTCAGTAGTGCTGGAGAACCCTTAAACCCGGAAGTGATCCGCTGGTTTAAAGAAGTACTGGATGTAGCAATTTATGACCATTATGGCCAGACTGAAGTCGGGATGGTGGTGTGCAATCATCATGCACTACAACATCCGGTCCGTTCAGGTTCGGCAGGCTTTGCCAGTCCGGGTTATCGGATTGCAGTCATCGATGAACAAGGTCAGGAACTAGCGATTGATGTTCCGGGCATCCTGGCAGTGGATATCAGTCAGTCCCCAATGATGTGGTTCTCGGGTTATGAAGAAAGTCGCAAATCGCCCTTTGTCGGACATTACTATTTAACTGCGGATACCGCGGAAATTCATGCCGATGGCAGTATGAGTTTTGTGGGGCGTAGTGATGATGTCATTACCACCTCAGGCTACCGCGTGGGACCATTTGATGTGGAAAGTGCCTTGCTGGAACACGATGCCGTGATTGAAGCCGCCGTCATTGGCGTGCCTGATCCTGAACGTACTGAAGTGATTAAAGCCTTTGTAATTCTGGCGAATAACTTTACAGCCTCACCTCATCTGGAAGAGGAACTGGGCCAGTTTGTGAAAAAGCGTTTGTCTGCCCATGCTTATCCACGCCTGATTGAATTTGTCACAGAATTGCCCAAAACCCCGAGTGGCAAGATTCAGCGTTTCTTACTGCGTAATCAGGAAATCAACAAGCAGCAGGTGAAAACCGCATAA
- the mmsB gene encoding 3-hydroxyisobutyrate dehydrogenase, with amino-acid sequence MKIAFIGLGNMGGSMAQNLLKSGHQVFGYDLSTMALQHFAEAGGIVCDSPQAAAKQADIVVSMLPAAKHVREVYLGEHGILEVLQAGSLCIDSSTIDPQTIQEIATMAQAKQVCVCDAPVSGGTLGAKDGTLTFMVGADDATFEAVKPVLSSMGKNLVHCGAVGTGQVAKICNNLILGISMTAVAEGMALGAKLGIDPQALAGVINSSTGRCWSSEIYNPWPDICANAPSSRGYTDGFAAQLMLKDLGLAVDAAQQVDQPVVLGSMVQKLYQQLCQEGDAHLDFSSIMHQYTTPPA; translated from the coding sequence ATGAAGATTGCATTTATTGGTTTGGGCAACATGGGCGGCTCGATGGCGCAGAATCTGCTCAAATCGGGACATCAGGTTTTTGGTTATGACTTAAGTACCATGGCTTTACAGCATTTTGCCGAAGCGGGCGGTATAGTTTGTGACAGTCCACAAGCTGCCGCAAAACAGGCGGATATTGTGGTCAGCATGCTGCCGGCAGCCAAGCATGTGCGTGAAGTCTATCTCGGTGAACACGGTATTCTGGAAGTACTCCAAGCCGGCAGCCTGTGTATCGACAGCAGCACCATTGACCCGCAAACTATTCAGGAGATTGCCACGATGGCGCAGGCCAAACAGGTTTGTGTGTGTGATGCACCAGTCTCTGGCGGGACTTTGGGGGCCAAAGATGGCACTCTGACCTTTATGGTGGGTGCAGACGATGCCACCTTTGAGGCCGTAAAACCAGTCCTCAGCAGTATGGGTAAAAATCTGGTGCATTGTGGCGCTGTAGGAACAGGACAGGTGGCAAAAATCTGTAATAACCTGATTCTGGGTATTTCCATGACCGCCGTTGCGGAAGGCATGGCGCTTGGTGCCAAACTGGGCATTGATCCTCAAGCACTGGCCGGGGTAATCAATAGCTCAACCGGACGTTGCTGGAGTTCTGAAATCTATAATCCCTGGCCGGATATCTGTGCCAATGCGCCGTCATCACGGGGTTATACCGATGGTTTCGCAGCACAGCTCATGCTTAAAGATTTGGGCTTGGCCGTCGATGCAGCGCAGCAGGTGGATCAACCAGTTGTACTTGGCAGCATGGTACAAAAACTCTATCAGCAATTGTGTCAGGAAGGGGATGCGCATCTGGACTTTTCCAGCATCATGCATCAATACACTACGCCACCTGCTTAA
- a CDS encoding CoA-acylating methylmalonate-semialdehyde dehydrogenase: MNAIHHPQQRTGFTTAKLLINGEFVESKTSHWQDIVNPATQEVLGQVPFATTEEVNAAIAAAQNAFASWRQTPIQTRMRIMLKLQDLIRTNLKSIAQVLTAEQGKTLADAEGDIQRGLEVVEHACSVGSLQMGEYIEGVARGVDTYTLQQPLGVCAGITPFNFPAMIPLWMFPMAIVCGNTFVLKPSEQDPLSTMMLVELAIQAGVPAGVLNVVHGGKEVVDLLCTHSDIKAISFVGSTAVGTHVYNLAGQHGKRVQSMMGAKNHVVVMPDAHKEQTLNALVGAAFGAAGQRCMALSVAVMVGETKHWVDELVNKTKTLKVNAGHEPNTDVGPVISTRAKARVIDLINSGIEQGAELLLDGRDVQVPGYEQGNFVGPTIFNQVTTDMRIYQEEVFGPVLAIMHVDTLEQAIELINANPFGNGVGLFTQNGNTARIFQNQIDIGQVGINIPIPVPVPFFSFTGSRGSKLGDLGPYGKQAVQFYTQTKTITSRWFEDDQETTGVNTTISLR; encoded by the coding sequence ATGAACGCTATTCATCACCCCCAGCAACGTACCGGATTCACCACCGCAAAACTCCTGATTAATGGTGAATTTGTCGAATCAAAAACCAGCCATTGGCAAGATATTGTTAATCCTGCAACTCAGGAAGTCTTGGGTCAGGTGCCTTTTGCCACGACTGAAGAAGTCAATGCTGCAATTGCGGCGGCGCAAAATGCCTTTGCCAGCTGGCGCCAGACCCCGATTCAGACACGTATGCGTATCATGCTGAAACTACAAGATCTGATTCGTACCAACTTAAAAAGTATCGCACAGGTTTTGACCGCTGAACAGGGCAAAACATTAGCAGATGCCGAAGGTGATATCCAGCGTGGTTTAGAAGTGGTTGAACATGCCTGTTCAGTCGGTTCCCTACAAATGGGTGAATACATAGAAGGCGTGGCACGTGGTGTTGATACCTATACCTTGCAACAGCCACTGGGGGTCTGTGCCGGAATTACCCCCTTTAACTTTCCGGCAATGATTCCGCTGTGGATGTTCCCGATGGCGATTGTCTGCGGCAACACCTTTGTTTTAAAGCCTTCGGAACAGGATCCACTGTCAACCATGATGCTGGTTGAACTGGCGATTCAGGCTGGCGTGCCAGCAGGTGTGCTCAACGTGGTGCATGGTGGTAAAGAAGTGGTCGATTTGCTCTGTACCCATTCTGACATCAAGGCCATTTCCTTTGTCGGTTCGACCGCAGTCGGCACCCACGTCTATAACCTCGCAGGCCAGCATGGCAAACGTGTGCAGTCGATGATGGGCGCGAAAAACCATGTGGTGGTGATGCCAGATGCCCATAAAGAACAGACTTTAAATGCTTTGGTCGGTGCCGCTTTTGGTGCAGCAGGCCAGCGTTGTATGGCACTTTCCGTGGCAGTGATGGTCGGCGAGACCAAGCACTGGGTTGATGAACTGGTCAATAAAACCAAAACCTTGAAAGTCAATGCCGGGCATGAACCCAATACCGATGTTGGACCGGTGATTTCGACCCGTGCCAAAGCCCGCGTGATTGATCTGATTAACAGTGGCATTGAACAAGGCGCTGAACTGCTGCTCGATGGTCGTGATGTTCAGGTTCCGGGCTATGAGCAGGGCAACTTTGTTGGACCAACGATTTTTAATCAGGTCACGACCGATATGCGCATTTATCAGGAAGAAGTGTTTGGTCCGGTGCTGGCGATCATGCATGTCGACACTTTAGAACAAGCGATTGAGCTGATTAATGCTAATCCATTCGGTAACGGCGTTGGACTGTTTACCCAAAATGGCAATACCGCGCGCATCTTCCAGAACCAGATTGATATTGGTCAGGTCGGCATCAACATTCCAATTCCTGTCCCTGTACCGTTCTTCAGCTTTACCGGTTCACGCGGTTCAAAGCTGGGTGATTTGGGTCCTTATGGCAAGCAGGCAGTACAGTTCTATACCCAGACCAAAACCATTACTAGTCGCTGGTTTGAAGATGATCAGGAAACCACGGGTGTCAATACCACCATCAGCCTGCGCTAA
- a CDS encoding LysR family transcriptional regulator, translated as MKVDWDHLRFFLVLARAKTLTNAARLIGVEHSTVARRIQALENTLGTQLFKREATGYELTLEGLALVPRVEQMEQSFIQIDKRHDPLQGRVRIGAPEGFGTAFLAGLLAEFSQHYPLLTIDLIPVPKTIKLSHREADIVISIDRPKSGPYIITRLSNYCLKLYGSKRYLQQNPPIQKLEDLKQQRFVNYIDDLVYSAALYSLERLPLQVSACFRSNSILAQEIAVRAGAGLAILPRFLVHDKSELEEVLGDQLSFTHTFWMLTLVDLQHEPRIKLVWDFLRKQADVQQELLMGR; from the coding sequence ATGAAAGTAGATTGGGATCATTTACGCTTTTTTTTGGTTTTGGCACGTGCTAAAACGCTCACCAACGCAGCCCGCTTGATTGGAGTTGAACACAGCACCGTGGCACGGCGGATTCAGGCGCTGGAAAATACCCTCGGTACACAACTGTTTAAACGTGAAGCAACAGGTTATGAGCTGACTTTGGAAGGTTTGGCACTAGTACCGCGTGTGGAACAGATGGAACAGTCCTTTATCCAGATTGACAAGCGCCATGATCCCTTGCAAGGTCGGGTTCGTATCGGCGCGCCGGAAGGCTTCGGCACAGCATTTCTGGCGGGCCTGTTGGCTGAGTTTTCCCAGCATTATCCGCTATTGACCATTGACCTGATTCCGGTGCCGAAAACCATTAAACTCTCGCATCGTGAAGCGGATATCGTTATTTCCATCGACCGGCCTAAATCCGGGCCGTATATCATTACCCGGTTGTCCAATTACTGTCTAAAGCTGTATGGCAGTAAACGTTATTTACAACAAAATCCGCCAATTCAAAAACTGGAAGATCTGAAACAGCAACGTTTTGTCAATTATATTGATGATCTGGTTTATAGCGCGGCGCTGTATTCACTGGAACGCCTGCCCTTGCAAGTCAGCGCCTGTTTTCGCAGTAACAGTATTCTGGCACAGGAGATTGCAGTTCGGGCCGGTGCCGGATTGGCCATTTTGCCGAGATTTCTTGTACATGATAAAAGTGAACTGGAAGAAGTTCTAGGCGATCAGCTGAGTTTTACCCATACTTTCTGGATGCTCACCCTGGTCGATTTACAACATGAGCCGAGAATTAAATTAGTGTGGGATTTTTTGCGTAAACAGGCCGATGTTCAGCAAGAACTGCTAATGGGCAGATAA